A window of Companilactobacillus allii genomic DNA:
AGCTTTGTTTTCACTGGTTCAGCAGACATTTCACTTGATATTGTCCGAATGCCTGAATCGACATCTAGGTCCAACTCCTTGTCGATAAAGTCATAAATGGACCCCTTTAAAGAATCCATCTGCATCCCTTGAATAATTTTTACAGGCATAAATATCTTTTGTAGCGCAATGACAGTATCTTTGTCTTTAATTAAACGTTCGATTCCATAGGTGAAGTCGAACTGATTGATATTCAACTGATCCATGACCTCACCAGATGGTTTATCAACACCAAAATTCAAAAGTTCAACTTCGTATTTGTTGAAATCAAATATTTCTAAAGATCTTTTACCATTATTGAATCCAGTATTTGCTTGATTGTCTTTAACAAAGGTCCCAGAGCCTTGGATCCTATAGATCAGTCCTTCATCTACCAGTATATCCAAGGCCTTTCTAACGGTGATCCGACTAACATTTAGTGAAGTCGCAATCACAGTTTCTTGAGGTAATTGTTCATTGATTTGATATTCTTTTTCTAAGATCTGCTGTCGTAAACGATTCGCCACCACCACATACTTGGGTGTTTCTTTCATAAATTTTCCTCCGACATCATTACACAGCATCTAAAATTTGTTATAACTATTTCTAGATGTGTCTTTGCTATTATAACGCATTTACTAAATAATCATATAGTGACTTATAGTATCAATATTAACCCATTTCAAAACTGATACCCACAAAAAAACAACAATAAAACAAAACAAAATGTTTAAACACTTATGACTATAAATTTATTCATAAAGGTTATACAATAAAGTGGATAATTGTCTTTTTTATGTATTTTTTACATAGACTCACTTAAATATGCCTATTGGGAGGAATAATCTTGGAGGACTCATTGAATATTCTGGCACCAATATCTGGAAAGGTCATTGATTTAACCACGGTGAATGATCCTGTATTTTCAAAAAAAATGATGGGAGAAGGTTTTGGGATTCTCCCCAGTGATAATTATGTCACTTCACCAGTATCCGGAACTATCACGCTAGTGGCAAAAACTAAACATGCTATAGGAATCACTACACCAAACGGTGTTGAAATCCTAATTCACATGGGGATAGACACTGTAACTTTAAATGGTACCCCTTTTGAGATCCACGTCAAAGTAAACGATAAAGTATCAGCTGGACAACTTATCGCCATTATGGACCTTACTGCAATAATAAAGTCTGGAAAAGACCCGACTGTCATAGTCGCAATAACCAACTCTGATAAGTTAAACGACATCAAGATACATCTTGGAAAAGTTGATTCTGGTCAAATAGTCGCGACTACAAAGTTTCATTCAAATTCTGACAAAGAAGTCGATGTCCCAACAAATTACCATCAAATAGCCGAAGCAATCATTCAAAATATCGGTGGCGTTGAGAACGTATCTTCGCTCATTCATTGTATGACAAGACTACGCTTCTATCTTATAAACGATAAGTTGACTAATGATTCTGCTATCAAGAATATTGATGGAATTATAAACATCGTTCGTGCAGGTGGGCAATATCA
This region includes:
- a CDS encoding GntR family transcriptional regulator; this translates as MKETPKYVVVANRLRQQILEKEYQINEQLPQETVIATSLNVSRITVRKALDILVDEGLIYRIQGSGTFVKDNQANTGFNNGKRSLEIFDFNKYEVELLNFGVDKPSGEVMDQLNINQFDFTYGIERLIKDKDTVIALQKIFMPVKIIQGMQMDSLKGSIYDFIDKELDLDVDSGIRTISSEMSAEPVKTKLGLVEPEPLITVEQRSFLDNGQIFEYAYTYIRSSQFSIHESI